In the genome of Coraliomargarita algicola, one region contains:
- a CDS encoding GspE/PulE family protein, which yields MTIREQLLQNYHVTLSNEAYDRALLSADENTLDLVEYLIEEELISKEVGCRLWSNRIESAYVDPLSTIISEEAIFSIPVEIARKGNVMPLYEIESALTVAMPDPHNQPLIDRLAAITGKEISPVFCLSSEVHAAIDLHYSTDKSVEELIELLEQSQGAILAKLNPEELEGMGESKSIIGLCDALLYLAIKERASDIHMEPREDSTNIRFRIDGRLQHAFTIAAALHAPLKSRIKILSHLNIAESRFPQDGRFSVPLGTEQVNFRVSVIPTIYGEKLVLRILALTGKKDFRSLDQMLISQSILEPFKQVIRNPNGMIYVTGPTGSGKSSTLYAALHEINTPEINICTIEDPVETQMEGIIQSQINTQIDLNFASLLRSLLRQDPDVILVGETRDLETAKIATEAALTGHLVFSTLHTNNAIQAVVRLVELGIEPYMVAPSLLAVLAQRLSARICEHCKRAYTPDEEVLRKFFYDYKEVESPIFYEGQGCQHCRNSGYRGRIAFHEMALITEEMRGLILAGASDAELAIAAKKVGYRPLRYDGLKKVLLGFTTVEELESHASFDWVG from the coding sequence ATGACGATTCGCGAACAGTTGCTGCAAAATTACCATGTTACGCTCTCGAATGAGGCGTATGATCGCGCACTGCTCAGTGCGGATGAGAACACTCTGGACTTGGTCGAATACTTGATCGAGGAAGAGCTCATCAGTAAGGAAGTTGGCTGCCGCCTGTGGAGTAACCGTATCGAATCCGCATACGTAGATCCGCTCTCCACGATAATTAGTGAAGAAGCGATTTTTAGTATACCCGTCGAAATCGCGCGCAAGGGAAACGTCATGCCGCTGTATGAGATCGAGTCGGCGCTGACTGTGGCGATGCCGGATCCTCACAATCAGCCTTTGATCGATCGCTTGGCGGCGATTACCGGCAAGGAGATTAGCCCCGTATTTTGTCTGAGCTCGGAGGTGCATGCTGCGATCGATCTGCATTACAGCACCGATAAAAGTGTTGAGGAGCTGATCGAACTGCTGGAGCAGAGTCAGGGCGCGATTCTAGCAAAGCTCAACCCTGAAGAGCTGGAGGGCATGGGAGAGTCGAAGTCTATCATCGGTCTCTGCGATGCACTCCTGTATTTAGCGATTAAAGAGCGTGCATCGGATATCCACATGGAGCCGCGTGAAGATTCTACCAATATCCGCTTTCGGATCGATGGTCGCCTGCAGCATGCTTTTACGATTGCGGCTGCATTGCACGCCCCGCTCAAGTCGCGCATTAAAATTCTCAGTCATCTAAATATTGCGGAGTCACGCTTCCCGCAGGATGGACGTTTTTCGGTGCCACTTGGCACCGAACAGGTGAACTTTCGGGTGTCGGTCATTCCCACGATTTATGGCGAAAAGCTGGTGTTACGTATCCTCGCGTTGACGGGTAAAAAGGACTTTCGCTCGCTGGATCAGATGCTGATTTCGCAGTCGATTCTCGAGCCCTTTAAGCAAGTGATTCGTAACCCCAACGGCATGATTTATGTGACCGGCCCGACGGGCTCTGGCAAGTCGAGCACGCTCTATGCGGCACTGCATGAGATCAATACGCCGGAGATCAACATCTGCACCATTGAGGACCCCGTCGAGACTCAGATGGAGGGCATTATTCAGTCGCAGATCAACACTCAGATTGATCTGAACTTTGCCTCGCTCTTGCGCTCTTTATTGCGTCAAGACCCTGACGTGATTCTGGTGGGGGAAACACGCGACTTGGAGACCGCTAAAATCGCGACTGAAGCGGCGCTCACCGGGCACTTGGTTTTTTCCACACTTCACACGAATAACGCGATCCAAGCCGTGGTGCGCTTAGTCGAGCTCGGGATTGAGCCCTATATGGTCGCACCTTCGCTGCTGGCGGTGCTGGCTCAGCGTCTTTCGGCCCGTATCTGTGAGCACTGTAAGCGCGCTTATACGCCCGACGAAGAAGTGCTGCGCAAGTTTTTCTACGATTACAAAGAAGTTGAATCACCCATCTTCTACGAAGGACAGGGCTGCCAACATTGTCGCAATTCCGGTTACCGCGGTCGGATTGCCTTTCACGAGATGGCACTCATCACCGAAGAGATGCGTGGCCTCATATTAGCGGGGGCCAGTGATGCCGAGTTGGCGATTGCCGCTAAGAAAGTGGGCTATCGTCCACTCCGCTATGATGGTCTCAAGAAGGTGCTTTTGGGCTTCACAACGGTGGAAGAGCTCGAATCCCATGCGTCCTTCGATTGGGTCGGTTAG
- a CDS encoding class I SAM-dependent methyltransferase: MKAVPMGTALQRARTGQLMRLAGLMEPQRVLIAGEGDGSFLLQFVQLFPEASITVVEPSQAMVLRAQTRLRQAGLFSERIVFKVEPLMDAALVEASYDLIVTLFFLDNFEDSLMRASVSKLNACASEQAYWLLSDFCLPSAGWRRLRAKLWLKVLYQFFAFSAGLSARALPDFEQALQTTKFCEIHRDGHCGDLLFSALYRAE, from the coding sequence TTGAAAGCTGTACCTATGGGGACCGCCTTGCAGCGTGCGCGCACGGGGCAGCTGATGCGCTTGGCAGGATTGATGGAGCCACAACGTGTTTTGATTGCGGGAGAGGGGGATGGCTCGTTTTTGCTGCAATTTGTACAATTGTTTCCCGAGGCAAGTATCACAGTCGTGGAGCCGAGCCAAGCCATGGTGCTTCGGGCGCAAACACGCCTGCGCCAAGCAGGGCTGTTTTCAGAGCGGATTGTGTTTAAAGTGGAGCCTTTAATGGATGCGGCACTCGTTGAGGCATCTTATGATTTGATTGTGACTTTATTTTTCCTGGACAATTTTGAGGACAGTTTGATGCGGGCATCGGTATCGAAACTCAATGCTTGTGCCAGTGAACAGGCGTATTGGTTGTTATCAGATTTTTGTCTGCCTAGCGCTGGTTGGCGTCGACTGCGCGCTAAGTTGTGGCTCAAAGTGTTGTATCAATTCTTTGCGTTCTCGGCAGGCTTAAGTGCGCGTGCACTGCCCGACTTTGAGCAGGCGCTGCAAACTACGAAGTTTTGTGAGATACATCGTGATGGGCACTGCGGGGATCTACTTTTCAGTGCATTGTACCGTGCTGAGTGA
- a CDS encoding response regulator translates to MSRPITALIVDDEAHLRAYLKLILKQLGFERIYEAANGQEGIDLYKRWKPEFVLMDVNMPVKEGLEALKEIVEFDEEAIVVMASSVASRQAVETSVEYGASYYLRKDMKKEIVVETINHLIEEIWGE, encoded by the coding sequence ATGAGCCGACCTATTACAGCCTTGATTGTAGATGACGAAGCTCATTTGCGTGCATATCTTAAGCTGATCTTGAAACAACTCGGTTTCGAGCGCATTTACGAAGCCGCCAATGGGCAGGAAGGGATTGATCTTTATAAACGTTGGAAGCCGGAATTTGTCCTGATGGATGTGAATATGCCGGTGAAAGAAGGCTTAGAAGCTTTGAAAGAAATTGTCGAATTCGATGAAGAAGCCATTGTTGTGATGGCCTCATCAGTCGCTTCCCGGCAAGCGGTGGAAACCAGTGTGGAATACGGGGCTTCGTACTACCTGCGCAAGGATATGAAGAAGGAAATTGTCGTGGAGACGATTAACCATTTAATCGAGGAGATTTGGGGCGAATAA
- a CDS encoding LamG domain-containing protein, with product MQKLTSPLLASFLLLAACSKDSKQARPAPEPLPSAATHTETNHAETGTQPTAVLVSDDNSVINPRAYSYGYWMNGFRKNPDDHSADQLALETGYFGLLLDLNNLTDARFGPMQGQDYTSGLASDPANIIALPEAELLLQIASEGRVFTATHSLTGPHSDARRLQRTMLWESGRYLQNWEIQHLIFEDEEGNTLSSDASLQVVAWPDSLSLTAKITPKQPFVDGPNFGIVDNGYSIVEKAYELDSASRRDSENFTLEGWVKVPSNPQKTSRGWLISKNGGRDEDGQMGFYFDGRRIQAGMNIGGGARNRHLLPESRSRRFDLDNWHYLALSYDGEMMHFYVDGHLQNSKVIKQERKPGNAPIRLGSSDEQSEEIAYGIFDQIRLWDRALPHSEIKAHSAQPEALASKDGLEYEKTFDSSFDPKPIQYLWKNITTRIKLSTTDDSWEARSPAIEQWKIEQTKKLTLTCDLTPDTNIEDYAPVIVHTDDDQQITSVFNTEFNCQVAEIKTLKRSWETGYTDIRNYDEFILEVDNSSEDARETPFMLYLRSVANITGLMPILCYEDGTPTGIPVQLSKNWHERELGSYLRAYTQLPNLPGKQTYKLRIAYGFYGTLPSASHAQLSLVGYGGNNRWDQLAIGCWGETICFDVDRSCVDVAVTDVRMLMARTGADGRKWAWTTAGWGGDWLYTQDNNGNRHHPAALKTAYLAHGPSLTDVRYDGYYGQQHEIAFEAKVQTLRTDDYARTFQKFSYSFDQQVSAQEAWLFKMGRTGNYAHPKVAYGNAAGLISEIEAPTTLKSNDKLLTNTQFTGEAPWWVSFPGGVQTRDDGKGNGYRALVIRDYKASFGGKVYTRPNFSIPVHQINQDGSANLDFLLKAPEGVENFQPGDRIEMNLEWITLHREADDYYGSNEAYRKHLIENPSSWKTTYREAIGNDLEVAVTGGTLLNQYPIQIQANAERIDLEIKGGVGYVPIRFQGLSSASGYKLYQIVDGKATPLDQSVHGNDFWQTDYDTKSNSYSRVYNLPLDGLERSTWQLRQD from the coding sequence ATGCAGAAACTCACCTCACCACTTCTAGCGAGCTTCCTTCTTCTAGCAGCTTGCTCCAAAGATTCCAAGCAGGCACGCCCAGCACCTGAGCCTCTTCCTTCCGCTGCGACGCATACTGAAACAAACCACGCTGAGACAGGCACTCAGCCCACGGCAGTTCTAGTCTCCGATGACAATTCAGTGATCAACCCACGTGCCTACAGCTACGGGTATTGGATGAATGGCTTCCGCAAGAATCCAGACGATCATTCCGCTGACCAGCTCGCACTTGAAACCGGTTATTTTGGCCTCTTACTGGATCTGAATAATTTAACCGATGCCCGATTCGGCCCAATGCAAGGGCAGGACTATACCTCTGGACTGGCCAGCGACCCAGCTAACATTATAGCACTTCCAGAGGCTGAACTTTTATTACAAATCGCCAGCGAAGGACGCGTCTTCACTGCCACGCACAGTTTGACCGGACCACACAGTGACGCGCGGCGCCTACAGCGCACCATGCTGTGGGAATCGGGCCGCTATTTACAAAACTGGGAAATTCAACATCTCATTTTTGAGGACGAAGAAGGCAATACATTGAGCAGCGATGCGAGCCTGCAGGTCGTTGCTTGGCCCGACTCACTCAGTTTAACTGCGAAAATCACTCCGAAACAACCGTTCGTCGATGGCCCCAACTTTGGTATCGTCGATAATGGCTACAGCATCGTGGAAAAAGCCTACGAACTGGACAGTGCCAGCAGACGGGATTCTGAAAACTTCACACTCGAGGGCTGGGTCAAGGTTCCAAGTAACCCTCAAAAAACAAGCCGTGGATGGTTGATCAGTAAGAACGGCGGACGAGATGAAGACGGGCAAATGGGCTTCTACTTTGATGGTCGCCGCATTCAGGCTGGAATGAACATTGGCGGTGGCGCCCGCAACAGGCACCTGCTCCCCGAGTCCAGATCCAGACGCTTCGACTTGGACAACTGGCACTATCTTGCCCTTAGCTACGATGGCGAAATGATGCACTTCTACGTCGACGGGCATCTTCAAAACAGCAAGGTCATCAAGCAGGAACGTAAACCTGGAAACGCCCCGATTCGACTGGGAAGCTCAGACGAACAATCCGAGGAAATCGCCTACGGAATCTTCGATCAAATCCGCCTCTGGGATCGCGCACTTCCTCACTCCGAAATTAAAGCGCATAGCGCTCAACCGGAAGCCCTAGCTAGCAAAGATGGTCTTGAATACGAGAAAACCTTCGACAGCTCGTTTGACCCAAAGCCCATTCAATACCTGTGGAAGAACATCACCACACGTATCAAATTAAGCACTACAGATGACTCATGGGAAGCACGCTCGCCTGCGATAGAACAATGGAAAATCGAACAAACAAAAAAACTGACACTGACCTGTGATTTAACACCAGACACAAACATCGAGGACTATGCACCCGTCATCGTCCACACAGATGATGATCAGCAAATCACTTCGGTATTCAACACAGAGTTCAACTGCCAAGTCGCTGAAATTAAAACACTGAAGCGTAGTTGGGAAACAGGCTACACCGACATTCGTAACTACGACGAATTTATCCTTGAGGTTGACAATAGCAGCGAAGACGCACGTGAGACTCCTTTTATGCTCTACCTCCGTAGCGTTGCCAACATCACCGGACTGATGCCAATACTCTGCTACGAAGATGGCACTCCCACTGGAATCCCTGTCCAGCTCAGCAAAAACTGGCACGAGCGCGAACTCGGCTCCTACCTGCGTGCCTACACTCAGCTCCCCAACTTGCCGGGTAAACAAACTTACAAGCTGCGGATCGCTTATGGATTCTACGGCACCCTCCCCTCCGCATCACATGCACAGCTCTCGCTCGTCGGCTATGGTGGCAATAATCGCTGGGATCAACTCGCCATCGGTTGCTGGGGTGAAACCATTTGCTTCGATGTCGACCGCAGCTGTGTAGATGTTGCCGTCACCGACGTGCGCATGCTGATGGCACGCACCGGTGCTGATGGCCGCAAATGGGCATGGACCACTGCCGGCTGGGGCGGCGATTGGCTCTATACCCAAGATAATAACGGCAATCGCCATCACCCGGCCGCTCTCAAGACAGCCTATCTCGCCCACGGTCCATCCCTTACCGATGTGCGCTATGATGGATACTACGGCCAGCAGCATGAAATCGCGTTTGAGGCAAAAGTGCAGACCCTCCGAACCGACGACTACGCTCGCACCTTTCAAAAATTCAGCTACTCCTTTGACCAGCAAGTTTCAGCCCAGGAAGCATGGCTCTTCAAAATGGGTCGCACAGGTAATTACGCCCACCCCAAGGTCGCCTATGGCAATGCCGCAGGACTCATCTCAGAAATCGAAGCGCCTACAACACTTAAGAGCAATGATAAGCTCTTAACGAACACCCAGTTCACTGGAGAAGCCCCCTGGTGGGTCAGCTTTCCGGGCGGAGTGCAAACAAGAGATGATGGTAAAGGCAATGGCTATCGAGCACTCGTCATCCGCGACTACAAAGCAAGCTTCGGCGGAAAGGTCTACACCCGACCAAACTTCAGCATCCCCGTCCATCAGATCAATCAAGACGGCAGCGCCAATCTTGATTTCCTTCTCAAGGCGCCCGAGGGCGTCGAAAACTTCCAACCGGGCGACCGCATCGAAATGAACCTCGAATGGATTACCCTCCACCGAGAGGCAGACGATTACTACGGCTCCAACGAAGCCTACCGCAAACATCTCATCGAGAACCCCAGCTCCTGGAAGACCACCTACCGGGAAGCCATCGGCAACGATCTGGAAGTGGCTGTCACTGGCGGCACATTGCTCAATCAGTATCCGATTCAAATCCAGGCAAATGCCGAGCGAATCGACCTTGAGATCAAAGGCGGCGTCGGCTACGTTCCGATTCGATTCCAAGGCCTCAGCAGCGCAAGCGGCTACAAACTCTATCAGATCGTCGATGGCAAAGCCACCCCACTTGATCAATCCGTACACGGAAACGACTTTTGGCAAACCGATTACGATACTAAAAGCAACAGCTACAGTCGCGTCTACAACCTCCCTCTGGACGGATTAGAACGCTCAACCTGGCAACTCAGACAAGACTAG
- a CDS encoding thiol-disulfide oxidoreductase DCC family protein, whose amino-acid sequence MFYDGDCGLCNRSIQFLRQRDRCEVLYFAPIQGETARQCLSADLRTTLSTVIYQRPSPNGQPKILLRSEAVLCALIDTQSSWSWLAICVRCLPCTWRDATYHWIATNRHRFGGKPSCPLPTPREHSHFLP is encoded by the coding sequence CTGTTTTATGACGGCGACTGCGGATTGTGCAATCGCTCGATACAGTTTTTGCGACAACGAGATCGGTGCGAAGTCTTATACTTCGCACCGATTCAAGGTGAGACGGCTCGACAATGCCTGTCCGCAGATCTGCGAACAACACTCTCGACTGTCATCTATCAACGGCCAAGCCCCAATGGGCAGCCTAAGATCTTACTCCGTTCGGAAGCGGTCCTATGCGCGCTGATTGACACTCAAAGCTCTTGGAGCTGGCTAGCCATCTGTGTGCGATGCCTCCCCTGCACTTGGCGTGATGCCACTTATCATTGGATCGCGACGAACCGACATCGTTTCGGAGGCAAGCCAAGCTGCCCTCTACCCACGCCCAGAGAACACAGCCATTTTTTACCCTAG
- a CDS encoding sensor histidine kinase, translated as MAGNIFSKRFGWAWFVSLLLLSGFLLISISSYLVTRGNIRETISESTLPLTSDNVYSEIQRDLLRPVFIASLMAHDTFLRDWAMNGELEDDAITRYLHEIKIKYATVTSFFVSEQTQKYYHAYGLLKTVREDEPRDAWYYRVRDMEAPYEINVDADLANADEMTIFINYRTFDYDGNFIGATGVGLTVNSVNNLISRYEAKYERQIYFTDAEGNIVLRPMNSPLLKYKHLNDIEGLQGHVSTLLNDEGSQLSYSRDGENRLLHCRYVPELHWYLIVEQSESAMLAPIKEQLLINIVLALVVTSIVAYICIAAIKRQQRRLEEQNKALSETNSLIETQKFKLLATAEELAMANRLLEGLNKEKDDFIGVLAHDLRNPLNTVIGLCDLAEDSFDDFSQDEFVGDIKKCGVRMLDLTERLLDVSRMESFHGPVKTEDLVLNEVVEAVAEQFMRQARQKNISISLDLASSDGLHLQSHRDWLDVCVSNLISNAVKYTPKFGQVTIHTRRVDSRLELEIKDTGCGIKNEDQAKLFGKFVRLSSKPTDNEPSLGLGLYIVKQMCDRLGMQIQVKSELGKGTSFILIQDIS; from the coding sequence ATGGCCGGTAATATTTTTTCAAAGCGCTTTGGCTGGGCGTGGTTTGTCAGCCTGCTTCTACTCTCCGGCTTTTTGTTGATCAGTATTAGCAGCTATCTCGTCACTCGCGGAAATATACGTGAGACGATCTCGGAGAGCACCTTGCCCCTGACCTCGGACAATGTGTATTCAGAAATACAACGCGATCTCTTGCGGCCGGTATTTATCGCTTCGTTAATGGCGCACGATACCTTTCTGCGGGATTGGGCGATGAACGGAGAATTGGAGGACGATGCGATCACCCGATATTTGCATGAGATCAAAATCAAGTATGCCACTGTGACGTCGTTCTTCGTATCCGAGCAGACGCAGAAGTATTACCATGCCTATGGTTTATTAAAAACGGTCCGCGAAGACGAGCCACGGGATGCGTGGTATTACCGTGTGCGTGACATGGAGGCGCCCTACGAGATTAATGTAGATGCCGACCTGGCCAATGCCGATGAGATGACGATCTTTATCAACTATCGGACCTTTGATTATGATGGCAATTTTATCGGAGCCACAGGTGTGGGGCTCACCGTCAATAGCGTTAATAATTTGATCAGCCGCTACGAAGCGAAATACGAGCGGCAGATCTATTTCACCGATGCAGAGGGCAATATTGTGCTGCGGCCGATGAACAGTCCGTTGCTTAAGTATAAGCATCTGAATGACATCGAGGGGCTGCAGGGCCATGTGTCGACCCTGCTGAATGATGAAGGGAGCCAGTTGAGCTATTCGCGTGACGGTGAGAACCGTTTATTACACTGTCGCTACGTCCCAGAGCTTCATTGGTATCTGATCGTCGAGCAAAGCGAGTCGGCCATGCTGGCACCAATCAAAGAGCAGTTGTTGATTAATATCGTGCTGGCGCTGGTGGTGACCAGTATCGTTGCTTACATTTGCATCGCGGCGATCAAGCGACAGCAGCGACGACTCGAGGAGCAGAATAAAGCATTGAGCGAGACCAACTCCTTGATCGAAACGCAGAAGTTTAAACTACTCGCGACGGCTGAAGAGTTGGCGATGGCCAATCGATTGTTGGAAGGGCTGAATAAAGAGAAAGACGACTTTATCGGTGTTCTTGCGCATGATTTACGCAATCCACTGAATACGGTCATTGGCTTGTGTGATTTGGCCGAAGACAGCTTCGATGATTTTTCGCAGGATGAGTTTGTCGGCGATATTAAGAAGTGTGGTGTGCGAATGTTGGATTTGACGGAACGCTTGCTGGATGTGTCGCGCATGGAGAGCTTTCACGGCCCAGTAAAAACAGAGGACCTAGTTCTGAACGAGGTGGTGGAGGCGGTGGCAGAGCAATTTATGCGGCAGGCCAGGCAAAAGAATATTAGTATCAGCTTGGACTTGGCGAGTAGTGATGGCTTACATCTGCAGAGCCACCGCGATTGGCTCGATGTCTGTGTCAGTAATTTGATCAGCAATGCCGTGAAGTATACGCCGAAGTTCGGTCAGGTTACGATCCATACGCGCCGGGTCGACTCGCGGCTAGAGCTCGAAATCAAGGATACCGGCTGTGGTATTAAAAATGAGGATCAGGCCAAGTTATTTGGTAAATTCGTCCGCTTGTCCTCGAAGCCGACTGACAATGAACCCTCCTTGGGGCTCGGCCTCTATATCGTGAAGCAAATGTGTGATCGCCTTGGTATGCAGATTCAAGTTAAGAGCGAACTGGGTAAAGGCACCTCCTTTATATTAATCCAGGATATCAGCTAG
- a CDS encoding phosphoserine transaminase: MKPSTKPNRPFFSSGPCSKRPGWSLDALNDALVGRSHRAKPAKARIEEVIDKSASILGLPEGYVCGIVPASDTGAVEMAMWSLLGERGVEMCAWESFGSGWVSDVLKQLKLDNVTKHEADYGLLPDFSKVNCDNDVVFTYNGTTSGVKVPNLNWIPADRKGLTICDATSAVFAMDLDYSKLDVVTWSWQKVMGGEGAHGMIVLSPRAIERLESYTPAWPMPKIFRMTKGGKLISGIFSGATINTVSMLCIEDAVDGLRWAESIGGLPTLIARSEANLKAIADWVAKTDWIDFLAQDPSTISNTSICLKITADWYQALPADEQAAKAKQLVNLLDQEGVGYDFGSYRDAPAGLRIWGGATVDTADIEALLPWLDWAFAEIQK, encoded by the coding sequence ATGAAACCAAGCACTAAGCCTAATCGCCCATTCTTCTCATCTGGACCTTGCAGCAAGCGTCCTGGTTGGTCGCTCGACGCGCTCAACGACGCGCTGGTCGGCCGCTCGCACCGCGCAAAGCCTGCCAAGGCACGCATCGAGGAAGTGATCGACAAATCCGCTTCGATCCTAGGCCTCCCCGAGGGCTATGTCTGTGGCATCGTGCCCGCATCCGACACAGGCGCAGTGGAAATGGCGATGTGGTCGCTGCTAGGCGAGCGCGGCGTGGAAATGTGCGCCTGGGAGTCGTTCGGCTCCGGTTGGGTGAGCGACGTCCTCAAACAACTCAAGCTCGATAATGTCACTAAACACGAGGCTGACTACGGCCTACTGCCCGATTTTTCGAAGGTAAACTGCGATAACGACGTCGTCTTTACCTACAATGGCACCACCTCCGGGGTGAAAGTCCCCAACCTCAATTGGATTCCTGCGGACCGCAAAGGTTTGACGATTTGCGACGCCACTTCCGCCGTCTTTGCGATGGACCTCGACTATAGCAAATTGGATGTAGTGACCTGGTCCTGGCAAAAAGTCATGGGCGGGGAAGGTGCACACGGCATGATCGTATTGAGCCCACGCGCCATCGAACGTTTAGAAAGCTACACTCCAGCTTGGCCCATGCCCAAAATTTTCCGTATGACCAAAGGAGGCAAATTGATCAGCGGCATCTTTAGCGGTGCCACGATCAATACAGTCTCCATGCTCTGTATCGAAGACGCAGTCGACGGCCTGCGCTGGGCAGAAAGTATTGGTGGCTTGCCCACTCTCATCGCGCGCTCAGAAGCCAATCTCAAAGCAATCGCCGACTGGGTGGCTAAGACCGATTGGATCGATTTCCTCGCTCAAGACCCAAGCACGATATCCAATACATCGATCTGCTTGAAGATCACCGCCGATTGGTATCAAGCGCTGCCAGCCGATGAACAAGCTGCCAAGGCGAAGCAACTGGTCAACTTACTGGATCAAGAAGGCGTCGGATATGATTTCGGCAGCTATCGGGACGCCCCCGCAGGCCTCCGCATCTGGGGCGGTGCAACCGTCGACACCGCCGATATAGAAGCCCTGCTACCATGGCTCGACTGGGCATTTGCTGAGATTCAAAAATAA
- a CDS encoding DUF1080 domain-containing protein → MKPFIYILAASISTIACTATTDSNNSNDEAQRLEEGYIDLFARGDFSEWTTVKGEPVKGWFIEEGRIHRPEITNGQKRPDSIISKQHYTNFELRFDWNISKGGNSGIKYRSQGDLGLEYQVLDDGVHQDPQLSAGIYALVPAAKDKPFNPGGQWNSGRIIANGNHIEHWINDVKVAEIEIGSTAWKQAFENSKYKKHTGFGTWTGPIYLQDHNDAVSFRNVRIREL, encoded by the coding sequence ATGAAACCATTCATTTACATATTAGCTGCTTCAATTTCGACCATAGCTTGCACTGCAACCACAGATTCAAACAACTCAAACGACGAAGCCCAAAGACTCGAAGAAGGTTATATAGATCTGTTTGCTCGAGGTGATTTCTCAGAATGGACGACGGTCAAAGGCGAGCCCGTAAAAGGATGGTTCATTGAAGAAGGTAGGATACATCGTCCTGAAATCACTAATGGCCAAAAGCGACCCGACAGTATCATAAGTAAGCAGCATTACACCAACTTCGAACTCAGATTCGACTGGAATATAAGTAAAGGTGGTAATTCTGGCATCAAGTATCGTAGCCAAGGCGACCTCGGCCTAGAGTATCAGGTGCTCGACGATGGTGTCCATCAAGACCCCCAACTCTCTGCCGGTATTTATGCGCTAGTGCCTGCGGCCAAAGACAAACCATTTAATCCAGGCGGCCAGTGGAATTCCGGTCGAATTATCGCCAACGGAAACCACATCGAGCATTGGATCAATGATGTAAAAGTCGCAGAAATCGAGATTGGGAGCACTGCTTGGAAGCAAGCTTTTGAGAACAGTAAATACAAGAAACATACCGGCTTCGGGACCTGGACAGGTCCCATCTATCTCCAAGACCATAATGATGCAGTCTCCTTCCGAAACGTCCGTATCCGAGAACTGTAA